A part of Aspergillus flavus chromosome 5, complete sequence genomic DNA contains:
- the atmC gene encoding atmC — MGFFHDFLSRPTTYAILAVLVIPVTALAWDRLPPLLPSAKRLLVGKKNPSKITSLECPYSYIRQIYGTHHWAPFVDKLSPSLKTERPAKYHMILEIMDGIHLCLMLVDDISDGSDYRKGRPAAHHIYGPSETANRAYYRVTQLLNRTVHEFPELAPWLLQCLEEILEGQDLSLLWRRDGLSAFPVQPEERVAAYRQMAYLKTGALFRLVGQLVLENQSYDDTLSTVAWYSQLQNDCKNVYSSDYAKAKGAIAEDLRNGELSYPIVVALNVPKGQYVVRALAFRSPHNIRQALRVIQSDQVRNICLTEMKKSAVSVQDWLALWGRNEKMDMKNEK, encoded by the exons ATGGGCTTCTTTCATGACTTCCTCTCTCGGCCTACAACCTATGCTATACTGGCCGTGCTGGTTATTCCGGTCACGGCCCTGGCGTGGGACAGGTTGCCGCCTCTGTTGCCTTCTGCAAAGAGGTTATTGGTTGGCAAAAAGAATCCCTCTAAGATAACATCACTAGAATGCCCTTACAGTTACATCCGACAGATATACGGAACGCACCACTGGGCACCATTCGTTGACAAGCTCTCCCCTAGCCTCAAGACAGAGCGGCCGGCAAAGTACCACATGATCCTAGAGATCATGGACGGAATACATCTTTGTCTGATgcttgttgatgat ATAAGTGACGGCAGTGACTATCGGAAAGGACGCCCCGCTGCCCATCACATCTATGGTCCCTCGGAGACAGCAAACCGAGCATACTATCGGGTAACCCAGCTACTCAATCGCACGGTGCACGAGTTCCCAGAGCTTGCACCTTGGCTGCTCCAATGTCTCGAAGAGATACTAGAGGGACAAGACCTCTCGCTTCTTTGGCGGCGGGACGGCCTTTCTGCCTTTCCCGTCCAACCAGAGGAGCGAGTAGCGGCATATCGCCAAATGGCATATTTGAAGACAGGTGCCCTCTTCCGCCTAGTGGGCCAGCTTGTACTAGAGAATCAATCTTACGATGATACTTTAAGTACAGTAGC ATGGTATTCCCAATTGCAAAATGACTGCAAGAATGTGTACTCCTCTGACTACGCAAAAGCCAAAGGAGCCATTGCCGAAGACCTACGCAATGGCGAGCTTTCTTACCCAATTGTTGTCGCTTTGAATGTCCCAAAGGGACAATATGTGGTGCGAGCATTGGCGTTTCGGTCGCCACATAATATCCGACAAGCTCTGCGAGTCATTCAGAGCGATCAAGTTCGAAATATATGTCTCAcagaaatgaagaaatcaGCAGTTTCTGTTCAGGACTGGCTCGCACTCTGGGGACGGAATGAAAAGATGGACATGAAGAACGAGAAATGA